The Thermocrinis ruber genomic sequence CACCCACCGCTATGCTTGAAATGTTTCAAGAGCCTCAGCTCAAGGATGTGGCGGAGGAAGTGGAAAAGTTGATGAAGGAGATCATCCAAGAGTCTATTTGATGGATGATCAACACTTTATGGAGCTAGCCCTAAGGCTGGCTCAGGAGAGAAAGGGGCTTACCCACCCTAATCCTACTGTAGGTTGTGTAATAGTCAAAGAGGGAAAGGTTATAGCCCAGGCGAACCACGAAAGGGCAGGACTGCCACACGCGGAGGCAAAGGCACTCTCTATTGCCGGTGAATCTGCCAGGGGCTCTACCCTTTACGTTACCCTTGAGCCCTGCACCCACTTTGGAAGAACTCCTCCCTGCGTGGATGCCATAATAAAAGCGGGCGTAAAGAGGGTAGTCATTGCCACCTTGGACCCAAACCCTTTGGTTTCCGGAAAGGGGGTTCAAAGGCTAAAGGAAGCGGGCATAGAGGTAAAGGTGGGAGTTTTGGAAGAAGAGGCAAAGAGGCTAAACGAAGATTTTTTTACATACATAACCAAGGGAAGACCATACATAACCCTTAAGTTTGCCCAGAGCCTTGATGGTTCTCTGGCAACAAAGGATTTCCATAGCAAATGGATCAGTTCTGAAGAAAGTAGGAAATATGCTCACAGGCTAAGGGCTGAGGCATCGGCGGTGTTGGTGGGAATAAACACCGTCCTCAGAGACAACCCAAGTCTGACGGTTCGGGCTTTTGAGTGGGAAAGAAATCCCACAAGGATAGTTTTGGACCCAAAGCTAAGAATACCGATGGATTGCAACCTTGTAAAGGACAAAAAGGCTAAAACCATCGTTATAACGGCGGTGGAGGACAAAGACAAGATAAACGCCCTGCAGGAGGAGGGCGTGGAGGTTCTCTTGGCTGAATACAGGGATGGACTTTTGAACCTTCGGGAAGTTCTCCGAGAGCTGTACTTTAAAGAGGTTATGCATCTTTTGGTGGAAGGTGGAGCCCGCACGCTTACCAGCTTTATCCGGGAGGATCTTTACGATAGGGTCTGCATCTTCTTGGCGCCCATTTTTATCGGGGAGGGAGTAAGGCTTGGAGACTTGGGAATAAAAAGGGTGGAGGATGCTATAAGGTTAAAAAGAAGGGAGCTTAAGTTCTTTGATGGGGACATCTATCTGGAGATGGTTAGAGAATGAGAGTTGTCTTTATGGGCACTCCTTCCTTTGCACTTCCATCCTTGGAGGAACTTTTAAAACACTTTGAAGTGGTGGGCGTGATCACTCAGCAAGACAAGCCTGCGGGTAGGGGGCAAAAGCTCACACCTCCACCGGTAAAGGAATATGCCCTCAGGAAGGGACTAAGGTGCTTCCAGCCAGAAAGTAAGGGAGAGATATATGCCATAGTGAAGGAGCTAAAGCCTCAGTGCGTGGTGGTGGTAGCCTACGGAAGAATACTACCCAAAGAGGTCCTTGAGCTTCCAAACTTTGGCTGTATAAACCTGCATGCGTCCTTGCTTCCCAAATATAGGGGGGCGTCTCCTATACAGAGGAGCCTTTTGGCGGGAGACCTTTTAACGGGCAACTCAGTAATGCTCATGGATGAAGGCATGGACACGGGTCCTGTGCTCCTCCGACAGGTGATAAAGATACAAGAGGAGGATAACTATCAGACCCTGTCTGAAAAGCTCGCCAAAGAGGGAGCAAAACTTCTAATTCAAGCACTAAAAGGTTGGTTCAGAGGAGAGATCAAGCCAAAGCCTCAAAAGGGTCCGGCTACTTACGCACCACCCGTCAGCAAGGAAGAACTCAGGATATGCTGGAAGGCATCCGCACAGAGTGTGATAAACCGCATAAGGGCGTTCTATCCCAACGCTTACTGCTTTAATATCAAAGGAGAGAGGCTAAAGATTTTGAAAGCTAAGAAGGTGGAAGGATTGGAAGGGGAGGAAGGGCAGATATTGGATAACAAAAGGCTTGTGGTAGCTTGCGGAGAAGGTGCGGTGGAAATTTTGGAGCTTGTAAATCAAAAGGGTAAAAGGGTCTCCGGGGAAGAGTTTTTGAAAGGCTACAGAGAGGATTTTCTTTTATAATTTTTTGCCGTGATAAACATAATAGAACCTAGGTTTTTTGAAGAGGAAGAAGAGGCTATTCTCAGCATCTTAAGAAGCCGTAAGATCACTAGGGGTGAATGGACAAAAGCCTTTGAGGAAGCCTTTGCCAAATACTTGGGGGTGAAGCACGCCTTTACGGTGTGCTCGGGCACCGTTGCCCTCTTCATAGCCCTAAAAGCCCTTGGAGTGGAAGGGCAGAAGGTAGTTGTTCCTGCCATGAGCTTTATGGCTACCATAGACGCAGTTTATTTGGCGGGTGGTGTGCCAGTGGTGGTGGATGTGGATGAATACTACACCATAGACCCAAACCAGTTGGAGGATGCGGTAAAGAAATACAACCCAAAGGTGGTAATCCCTGTCCATCTTTACGGCCAGCCTGCAGACATGGATGCCATAATGGGGTTATCTGAAAAGTATGGCTTTTATGTGCTTGAGGATTCCGCCCAAGCCCACGGTGCAGAGTT encodes the following:
- the ribD gene encoding bifunctional diaminohydroxyphosphoribosylaminopyrimidine deaminase/5-amino-6-(5-phosphoribosylamino)uracil reductase RibD encodes the protein MDDQHFMELALRLAQERKGLTHPNPTVGCVIVKEGKVIAQANHERAGLPHAEAKALSIAGESARGSTLYVTLEPCTHFGRTPPCVDAIIKAGVKRVVIATLDPNPLVSGKGVQRLKEAGIEVKVGVLEEEAKRLNEDFFTYITKGRPYITLKFAQSLDGSLATKDFHSKWISSEESRKYAHRLRAEASAVLVGINTVLRDNPSLTVRAFEWERNPTRIVLDPKLRIPMDCNLVKDKKAKTIVITAVEDKDKINALQEEGVEVLLAEYRDGLLNLREVLRELYFKEVMHLLVEGGARTLTSFIREDLYDRVCIFLAPIFIGEGVRLGDLGIKRVEDAIRLKRRELKFFDGDIYLEMVRE
- the fmt gene encoding methionyl-tRNA formyltransferase translates to MRVVFMGTPSFALPSLEELLKHFEVVGVITQQDKPAGRGQKLTPPPVKEYALRKGLRCFQPESKGEIYAIVKELKPQCVVVVAYGRILPKEVLELPNFGCINLHASLLPKYRGASPIQRSLLAGDLLTGNSVMLMDEGMDTGPVLLRQVIKIQEEDNYQTLSEKLAKEGAKLLIQALKGWFRGEIKPKPQKGPATYAPPVSKEELRICWKASAQSVINRIRAFYPNAYCFNIKGERLKILKAKKVEGLEGEEGQILDNKRLVVACGEGAVEILELVNQKGKRVSGEEFLKGYREDFLL